A genomic region of Runella rosea contains the following coding sequences:
- a CDS encoding aminotransferase-like domain-containing protein: protein MIAYQRLLTIDKTAKLPAYLQLANQMMSLIRGGELRAGQKLLGTRQLAQFLGIHRKTVVQAYDELLAQGWLESRTGSGTYVVENLPEIKPQPLVDGQKERRNPAKTAGFSFDALPHLWRPALVSGQELHLDDGFPDPRLAPLNELTRAYRSNLLQGNRYVRLGYGDTKGSGWLRRELALYLNETRGLKITEENVLITRGTMMGLYLVATGLVKKGDNVAVGALSWSGANMNFLQAGANLLQLPIDEHGLVVDELEQYCQKRPVRLVYLTSHHHYPTTVALRADRRLKLLRLAEEYGFIVFEDDYDYDFHYLSKPLLPLASADPAGTVLYCGSFTKAISPAFRVGYLVGPENVINHLAQLRRIIDRQGDLVLENSFAELLQNGVIQRHLRKSLREYRERRDVFCELLKTQMGEYLDFQIPDGGMAVWSRFRKEINLELLAEKALKKELVFSNGKHHDSPSNALNSTRLGFASSTVEELEKCVNILRNIILKGA, encoded by the coding sequence ATGATTGCTTATCAGCGCCTGTTGACCATTGATAAAACGGCAAAACTGCCTGCATATCTCCAGCTGGCGAATCAGATGATGAGTTTGATTCGCGGTGGGGAGTTGCGGGCAGGTCAAAAGCTACTCGGGACGCGTCAATTGGCGCAGTTTTTGGGCATTCATCGTAAAACTGTAGTGCAGGCCTACGACGAATTGTTGGCGCAGGGATGGCTCGAAAGCCGAACGGGCAGCGGCACTTATGTGGTGGAGAATCTGCCCGAAATAAAACCGCAACCATTGGTTGACGGGCAAAAAGAGCGCAGAAACCCCGCTAAAACGGCGGGGTTTTCTTTCGACGCATTGCCGCATTTATGGCGCCCCGCGTTGGTTTCAGGGCAGGAGCTTCACTTAGACGACGGCTTCCCAGACCCTCGGTTGGCCCCGCTAAACGAGCTAACGAGGGCGTATCGTAGCAATCTTTTACAGGGAAATCGGTACGTGCGGCTAGGGTACGGAGATACCAAAGGCTCGGGGTGGCTGCGGCGGGAGCTTGCTCTGTATTTGAACGAAACCCGGGGCTTGAAAATCACCGAAGAGAATGTGTTGATTACGCGCGGCACAATGATGGGGCTGTATCTGGTCGCCACGGGCTTGGTGAAAAAAGGGGATAATGTGGCGGTAGGTGCACTGAGCTGGTCGGGTGCCAATATGAATTTTTTGCAGGCGGGGGCAAATCTGCTCCAACTTCCCATTGATGAGCATGGGTTGGTGGTGGATGAGTTGGAGCAATATTGTCAAAAACGGCCAGTTCGTTTGGTGTATCTTACTTCTCATCACCATTATCCTACGACTGTTGCCTTGCGGGCCGACCGCCGCCTAAAACTCCTGCGCTTGGCCGAAGAGTACGGTTTCATCGTTTTTGAAGATGATTATGACTACGACTTTCATTATTTGAGCAAACCTCTTTTGCCGCTGGCGAGTGCCGACCCCGCTGGTACGGTGCTGTACTGTGGCTCATTTACCAAGGCTATTTCGCCCGCGTTTCGGGTAGGATATTTGGTTGGACCCGAAAATGTCATCAATCATTTGGCCCAACTGCGACGGATTATTGACCGCCAGGGGGATTTGGTTTTGGAAAATAGCTTTGCCGAATTGCTCCAAAACGGCGTTATTCAACGGCATCTGCGTAAGTCATTGCGCGAATACCGCGAGCGTCGCGATGTATTTTGCGAATTACTGAAAACACAGATGGGCGAGTACCTTGATTTTCAGATTCCTGACGGTGGTATGGCCGTTTGGAGTAGATTTAGGAAGGAAATTAATTTGGAACTTTTGGCTGAAAAAGCGCTAAAAAAAGAACTGGTTTTTTCGAACGGCAAACACCATGATTCGCCTAGCAATGCGCTGAATTCCACTCGTTTGGGCTTTGCATCGTCGACGGTAGAGGAACTTGAAAAGTGTGTGAATATTTTGAGAAATATAATTTTGAAGGGGGCATAA
- a CDS encoding Uma2 family endonuclease, translating to MSYNHAKITYRLAKMLSVYDEQYDILPELEFDLSHGRAKPDVAICHRNKVSWLRDIIRPTQPPLLAIEILSPRQALSDLTDKSLDIYFPSGVDTVWVIIPQFKQITIMTVTGQENISTGIIHNATTGISLDVGTLFAE from the coding sequence ATGTCTTATAATCATGCTAAAATTACCTACAGGCTGGCTAAAATGTTGAGTGTTTATGATGAACAATACGATATTCTGCCCGAGTTGGAATTTGACTTATCTCATGGCCGAGCCAAGCCCGACGTAGCCATTTGTCATCGGAATAAAGTGAGTTGGTTAAGAGATATTATAAGACCTACTCAACCTCCTTTACTGGCAATAGAAATACTTTCACCTCGTCAGGCATTGAGTGATTTAACCGATAAATCGTTGGATATTTATTTCCCTTCGGGAGTTGATACAGTATGGGTGATTATACCTCAGTTTAAGCAAATTACAATCATGACCGTTACAGGGCAGGAAAATATTTCAACTGGCATCATACACAATGCTACTACTGGAATTTCTCTTGACGTAGG
- a CDS encoding HD domain-containing protein — MNIEDVENYILEKLRKSLSPTLYYHGAHHTDDVVASALNIAAAEGIVDEESLILLKTAALYHDLGFITTYRCHEEEGCRIARLMLPHFGYDTVQIEKICGMVMATKIPQTPHTHLEQIIADADLDYLGRDDFWPIANSLYEELREREMVADIQAWNKIQVSFLTAHTYWTASAQAGRNAQKQAYLDELTEIIKTY, encoded by the coding sequence ATGAATATTGAAGACGTAGAAAATTATATTCTTGAAAAGCTTCGTAAAAGCCTTTCGCCTACGCTCTATTATCATGGGGCTCACCATACCGACGATGTTGTGGCTTCGGCGCTTAACATTGCGGCAGCGGAGGGGATCGTGGATGAAGAATCCTTGATTTTGCTCAAAACAGCGGCCCTTTATCATGATTTGGGCTTTATTACTACTTATCGCTGCCACGAAGAGGAAGGTTGTCGCATTGCGCGGCTTATGTTGCCTCATTTTGGGTACGATACTGTTCAGATTGAAAAAATTTGCGGAATGGTGATGGCTACCAAAATCCCGCAAACTCCCCATACGCATCTGGAACAAATCATTGCCGATGCCGACCTTGATTATTTGGGGCGGGATGATTTTTGGCCGATTGCCAATTCCTTGTACGAAGAACTTCGCGAACGGGAAATGGTGGCCGATATACAGGCTTGGAACAAAATTCAGGTAAGTTTTCTAACGGCGCATACTTACTGGACCGCGTCGGCGCAAGCAGGGCGAAATGCGCAAAAACAGGCTTATCTGGATGAACTCACTGAGATTATAAAAACGTATTGA